The Malus domestica chromosome 06, GDT2T_hap1 genome has a segment encoding these proteins:
- the LOC139196749 gene encoding uncharacterized protein: MSKDGAIGTNQNRKVLWGKIVDKFHENSNAGRREVGGVYDQWKIINKVCILWKGSLERVMVDMPSGRDASEIGDKAMAIYKTLHHKNQAFKLHHAWNILKDCPRWGTNANQQCGRLFYNEAPPPNGVNEGVNFANNEGVNQMSPTSSFPRPPGRDKQKEAKRK, translated from the exons ATGAG CAAAGATGGTGCCATCGGCACCAATCAAAATAGAAAGGTTTTGTGGGGTAAAATCGTtgataagttccatgaaaactcCAACGCTGGTCGAAGGGAAgttggtggtgtttatgatcaGTGGAAGATTATCAACAAAGTGTGCATTTTGtggaagggaagcttggagagagTCATGGTTGACATGCCTAGTGGAAGGGACGCCTCAGAAATT ggtgacaaagcaatggcAATTTACAAGACACTACACCACAAAAATCAAGCTTTTAAGTTGCATCATGCTTGGaacatcctcaaggattgtccaAGGTGGGGAACCAATGCGAATCAACAAtgtggaagattattttataaTGAAGCCCCACCTCCAAATGGTGTCAATGAAGGTGTGAATTTTGCCAACAATGAAGGTGTCAACCAAATGAGCCCAACTTCTTCTTTTCCAAGGCCCCCGGGtagagataagcaaaaggaagcaaagagaaagTGA